From the Chryseobacterium fluminis genome, the window TACAAAATGATGATCTATAATTATTTTGTTAATGCAATCGGTTCCAAAGGTAATGTGGAGATGTATATCTATCATTGTGATGAAACACTTTTTATCAATTCTCTTAAAAAGAACCTTGGCGGATTTGATTATTATGTGATTATGCCGCATTTCCGGGACGAACAGTCAAAACACACGAGTTCAACACAGGAAGTGATTGAAATGATTGAAAAGATTCCGAAAAACAAACTGCTGATGCTGGACAATACAAAACCTGATATTTCCGGAGATTATGGTTCTATTTTCCAGGATTTTGAAAATGATATTTACAATGCTTTACTGGAAGGACTGGATAAAATTAAGAAATACGAAAAGATCATTCTGGTTTATCCCGATAAGTCCATTCATCCCTACCCTTTCCGTATTGTCCGCGGTTTCGAAAAATTCTGTACAGACTTTAAACTTGATTTTGAGATCCTGGATGAGATTTATCCCGATATGGAGCTGCAGGACAGAGACATTTTCATCACCATCCGTGAACGTGATCTGGTGAACCTGGTGAAACAGATCCGGCAGAAAAATCTGGAGCTGGGCAAGGACATCGGAATTATTTCCTATAATGAGACTCCCCTGAAAGAATTGCTTGGAATTACCGTGATCACCACAGATTTTAAAGCCATGGGAGAATCTGCGGCCTACATGATCCTGAAAAATAAAAAAGAATCGGTGAACAATGTTTTCAAATTTATCCAAAGGGATTCTTTATAGACTGATCCGATACAGGTTTAAACTTAGTCAGAATGTATTTCGCAGCAAAGTATGACTTATTCATTTAATTAAAAAACTGCTTTATACAATTTTCAAATACTTTTTAAGTGACATTTAGGAGACTACCCTTTTTCAGTTAGTTTTTGAACAGTGTAATCGATTACACTACTTTGATTAAAATTTTATATATTCAATATGATTAAAAAATCAATATTTGCCCTGGGCTTTTTTATGGTAAGTGCTATTTCCGCACAGAAAATGAATGATAAAGACGCCGTTTCCGCCGTCGCAGAAAAGCTACGGTTAGCCATGGTCAATGGTGAAAAAACAGAGTTAGAGGCTCTGATCTTACCGGAACTAACTTATGGACACTCCGGAGGCCATATCGACAATGCAACAGAGTTTGTCGAAAAACTGGTCAGTAAAAAATCAGATTTCGTAACCATTGACATTACAAACCAAACAATTGATATTGTCGGCAATACAGCGGTGGTCCGCCACCACTTTTATGCTGCCACTGCTGATGCAGGAAAAGCTCCAGGTGATGTCACATTGGATATTTTACTGGTATGGGCAAAAGTGAAGAACAACTGGAAGTTATTGGCAAGACAGGCCGTAAAATCTGAGAAGAAAAAATAATTAATCCACCTTTTATCATCGATAGGAATCGCGGGCTAGCTTTAATCTCTGCGTGTAGGATTGCCTAATTTTCGGCTAAAGCCAATTGTAAATTTGCAATAAAAAACGGGCTGAAGCCCGTTCCTATTGATGATATATATGATGTATCTAATAATCACAAATCATAATTTCAGCTGCCCTTTTCCAAATGCTCAATATCCATTCCTATATATGACTAGAGTTTATTGTATGGAAAGTTTAAAAATATTTTTGACGCAAAGTTTTATTTTGAGGCATAATCATTTAAGGAGCAAAGAGGAATCAACAAATTGATGATGAAGCTGCATGTCAGCTTTGCGAAGCAAATTTATTTGCCATTGCCTCTTTAATGCTATGGTATGTTATAAAAAACTTTTCGTTAAATTTCTTACATAATAAATATAATCCGTAATTTTTTTTTCACACAAAGTTTAATTTGAAATACGATAATTTAAGGAGCAAAGAAGGAATTAGCAATTTGGTTCCACTGAAACTGACTTTATATGCGAATTTTCATTGGCGTTGATCCTTCAAATTGTATGTTCTGATGTTAATTTCTGTTATTGAGTTTGTTTATGTTTTGGCTAAAGCCAATTCGAAAATTGCCATAAAAAAACGGGCTGAAGCCCGTTCCTATTGATGATATATGTGATAAATTTGATATTCACAATCATAATTTCAGCTGCCTTCTTCAACTGTTCGATATCGAGTCTTATACATGACTTGAGTTTATTGTATGGAGCGTTTAAAAATATATTTTTGACGCAAAGTCTTATTTTGAGGCATAATCATTTAATGAGCAAAAAAAAATCAATATATTGATTCTGATGAAACGGACTTTATATGCGACTTTATCACTTTTTTACTTTATAATCTGACAATTTTTAAATTAAATCTTTATTCAAACT encodes:
- a CDS encoding GntR family transcriptional regulator, with protein sequence MAETFEININEHSRVPKYKQIVDSILNGIDGGEIQIGEKIPSINELSESCFLSRDTVEKAYKELRKRQIIESVKGKGYYISRVNKNDIINIFFLINKPSTYKMMIYNYFVNAIGSKGNVEMYIYHCDETLFINSLKKNLGGFDYYVIMPHFRDEQSKHTSSTQEVIEMIEKIPKNKLLMLDNTKPDISGDYGSIFQDFENDIYNALLEGLDKIKKYEKIILVYPDKSIHPYPFRIVRGFEKFCTDFKLDFEILDEIYPDMELQDRDIFITIRERDLVNLVKQIRQKNLELGKDIGIISYNETPLKELLGITVITTDFKAMGESAAYMILKNKKESVNNVFKFIQRDSL
- a CDS encoding nuclear transport factor 2 family protein, with amino-acid sequence MIKKSIFALGFFMVSAISAQKMNDKDAVSAVAEKLRLAMVNGEKTELEALILPELTYGHSGGHIDNATEFVEKLVSKKSDFVTIDITNQTIDIVGNTAVVRHHFYAATADAGKAPGDVTLDILLVWAKVKNNWKLLARQAVKSEKKK